In the genome of Qipengyuania seohaensis, one region contains:
- a CDS encoding TIGR01244 family sulfur transferase, translating to MSEFRKITDDFYVSPQIDPAQVADAKVQGFSLIVNNRPDGEEADQPEGAAIESAAREAGLDYVAIPVGSAGFSQPQVEALRDALSKTDGKVLGFCRSGTRSTFLWSLAQAASGADPDTIAAAARSGGYDISPIRPAMDALSANARG from the coding sequence ATGAGCGAGTTTCGCAAGATCACCGACGATTTCTATGTCAGCCCCCAGATCGATCCGGCGCAAGTGGCCGACGCCAAGGTGCAGGGCTTCTCGCTGATCGTAAACAATCGTCCCGATGGCGAAGAAGCGGACCAGCCGGAAGGCGCGGCGATCGAATCTGCCGCGCGCGAAGCCGGCCTCGACTATGTCGCTATCCCGGTAGGCTCGGCGGGCTTCAGCCAGCCGCAAGTCGAAGCGCTGCGCGATGCGCTGAGCAAGACCGACGGCAAGGTGCTGGGCTTTTGCCGCTCGGGCACACGATCGACCTTCCTGTGGTCGCTGGCACAGGCGGCAAGCGGCGCAGACCCCGACACCATTGCCGCGGCTGCACGCAGCGGCGGCTACGATATCTCGCCCATTCGTCCGGCCATGGATGCGCTCTCCGCTAACGCCCGCGGCTGA
- the argF gene encoding ornithine carbamoyltransferase — protein sequence MKHFLDLSDAGGDAIAAMLADAQDRKAARTDWPKGKPDADLPLAGLVLGMIFEKNSTRTRVSFDMAMRQLGGTSLILDAGTSQLGRGESIADTARVLSRMVDAIMIRTDDHAKAQELARHASVPVINGLTDRSHPCQIVADLLTLVEHGKALPGLELAWLGDGNNVLHSILEAAALFKFNVRVGTPGGYEPDAEFVDMARSAGCEVTLTNDAVEAARGADVVVTDTWVSMGQDHAEAKLAAMAPFQVDEDLMALAKADAKFLHCLPAHVGEEVSEAVFEGAQSVVFDEAENRIHAQKSILLWCHGLLG from the coding sequence GTGAAGCATTTTCTCGACCTGTCGGATGCGGGTGGGGATGCTATCGCCGCCATGCTCGCCGACGCGCAGGACCGGAAGGCGGCACGCACGGACTGGCCGAAAGGCAAGCCTGACGCGGACCTGCCGCTTGCCGGTCTGGTCCTTGGAATGATCTTCGAGAAGAACTCGACGCGTACCCGCGTGAGCTTCGACATGGCGATGCGCCAACTCGGTGGCACCAGCCTGATCCTCGATGCTGGCACCAGCCAGCTTGGCCGCGGTGAGAGCATCGCCGACACCGCCCGCGTACTCAGCCGGATGGTCGATGCGATCATGATCCGCACAGACGACCATGCCAAGGCACAAGAGCTCGCCCGTCACGCCAGCGTGCCGGTGATAAACGGCCTCACGGACCGCTCTCACCCCTGTCAGATCGTGGCCGATCTTCTGACACTGGTCGAGCATGGCAAGGCGTTGCCCGGCCTTGAGCTTGCGTGGCTAGGGGATGGCAACAATGTGCTGCATTCCATTCTGGAGGCAGCCGCGCTGTTCAAGTTCAACGTTCGCGTAGGAACCCCCGGTGGCTATGAGCCGGACGCCGAATTCGTCGATATGGCGCGGTCCGCCGGTTGCGAAGTGACGCTGACCAACGATGCCGTCGAAGCGGCGCGCGGCGCGGATGTGGTCGTGACGGATACATGGGTTTCGATGGGGCAGGACCACGCTGAAGCCAAGCTTGCAGCGATGGCGCCTTTCCAGGTCGACGAAGACTTGATGGCGCTGGCAAAAGCGGATGCGAAATTCCTGCACTGCCTGCCCGCCCATGTCGGCGAAGAAGTGAGCGAAGCAGTTTTCGAAGGTGCCCAGTCGGTCGTCTTCGACGAGGCCGAAAACCGCATTCACGCGCAGAAATCCATTCTGCTCTGGTGTCACGGCTTGCTCGGTTAG
- a CDS encoding cold-shock protein, producing the protein MGYDRGRRRGRDKRDGFGEDSYDPFGGPGGGFESQGGGFGGGGDRFGGGNDRFGGGGGGGGGDRFGGGNRGGGGGGGFGGGPRGGGAGGGGGNRMPAQVVGTGKGKVKFFNTQKGFGFIQQDTGGEDIFVHISAVERAGLEGLAEGQELEFNLVDRGGKVSAQDLQVVGDVIAVETRAETPRRELTGEKASGTVKFFNSMKGFGFLTRDDGQPDAFVHISAVERSGLSAINEGERYEFDLEVDRRGKYSAVNLVPAE; encoded by the coding sequence ATGGGTTACGATAGAGGGCGCCGTCGCGGTCGGGACAAGCGGGACGGTTTCGGGGAAGACAGTTACGATCCGTTCGGTGGTCCGGGCGGTGGTTTCGAATCGCAGGGCGGCGGCTTCGGTGGCGGTGGTGACCGCTTTGGCGGCGGCAACGATCGTTTCGGCGGTGGCGGCGGCGGTGGCGGCGGTGACCGCTTCGGCGGCGGCAATCGCGGCGGCGGCGGCGGTGGCGGCTTCGGCGGCGGACCACGCGGCGGCGGCGCTGGCGGCGGCGGTGGTAACCGCATGCCTGCCCAGGTTGTCGGCACCGGCAAGGGCAAGGTGAAGTTCTTCAATACGCAAAAGGGCTTCGGGTTCATCCAGCAGGACACCGGCGGCGAAGACATCTTCGTTCACATCAGTGCTGTCGAACGTGCTGGCCTCGAAGGCCTCGCGGAGGGACAGGAACTGGAATTCAACCTCGTGGACCGCGGCGGCAAGGTGTCGGCGCAGGACCTGCAGGTCGTCGGCGATGTCATTGCCGTCGAAACGCGCGCTGAAACTCCGCGTCGCGAACTGACCGGCGAAAAGGCGAGCGGAACCGTCAAGTTCTTCAATTCCATGAAGGGCTTCGGCTTCCTCACCCGCGACGACGGCCAGCCCGACGCATTCGTGCACATCAGTGCCGTCGAGCGTTCGGGCCTTTCGGCCATCAACGAGGGAGAACGCTACGAGTTTGACCTCGAAGTCGATCGCCGCGGCAAGTACTCGGCGGTCAATCTCGTTCCTGCGGAATAA
- the hslO gene encoding Hsp33 family molecular chaperone HslO, translating into MTDNQPALDETFAGKTLSFAIPTRDARGRIVRLDTALDEILSAHDYPAPITHLLAEALVLTSLMGGLLKGEGSQVTMQAQTEAGAINLLVCDYKDGALRGYVDFDEERLVELGANPSLFALFGKGYLAITFDMTGGRGRYQGIVPLEGDSLAEACEAYFFQSEQVPTLIRTAVRATGGKCLAAGMLVQHLPDGEEGRERLHARLDHPEWEHVSILAGSLRHEELLDTDLSLEAIVWRLFHEEDEIRISSGHTIEKGCRCSIEHYESVLAKFAESERAEMRDEDGIIKVDCAFCSRQFPIEA; encoded by the coding sequence ATGACCGATAATCAGCCCGCCCTGGACGAAACTTTCGCCGGAAAGACCCTATCATTCGCCATCCCGACGCGGGATGCTCGCGGTCGCATCGTGCGGCTGGATACTGCCCTCGACGAAATTCTCTCGGCGCACGATTACCCCGCGCCGATAACGCACTTGCTTGCCGAGGCGCTCGTGCTGACGTCTCTAATGGGCGGGCTGCTGAAGGGCGAGGGCTCACAAGTCACGATGCAGGCTCAGACCGAAGCCGGTGCCATCAATTTGCTCGTATGCGATTATAAGGACGGGGCGCTACGCGGATATGTCGATTTCGACGAGGAAAGGCTCGTCGAACTTGGCGCTAACCCGTCGCTCTTTGCGCTGTTCGGCAAAGGGTACCTCGCCATCACTTTTGATATGACCGGTGGACGTGGCCGTTATCAGGGTATCGTGCCACTGGAGGGCGATTCCCTCGCCGAAGCGTGCGAAGCGTATTTCTTCCAATCCGAACAGGTCCCGACCCTGATCCGTACCGCAGTTCGCGCAACCGGGGGAAAGTGCCTGGCTGCGGGAATGCTGGTTCAGCATTTGCCTGACGGAGAGGAAGGGCGCGAGCGTCTTCACGCGAGGCTCGACCATCCTGAATGGGAGCACGTCTCGATCCTCGCGGGTTCCCTGCGACACGAAGAATTGCTCGACACGGACCTGTCGCTCGAAGCAATCGTCTGGCGCCTTTTTCATGAGGAAGACGAGATCAGGATTAGCAGCGGCCATACAATCGAGAAGGGCTGCAGGTGTTCGATCGAACACTACGAAAGCGTGCTTGCGAAGTTTGCAGAATCCGAACGGGCCGAAATGCGTGATGAGGACGGAATAATCAAAGTCGATTGCGCGTTCTGTTCGCGCCAGTTCCCGATCGAGGCCTAG
- the queC gene encoding 7-cyano-7-deazaguanine synthase QueC encodes MSKVNTADSPPAVVLLSGGLDSMVSAALAREAGYAVHALTIDYGQRHIRELESARNIARLLDVSRHVELPLDLRRFGGSALTDDIDVPKEGVGDDIPVTYVPARNLVFLALTTAFAESVHSRDIFIGVNALDYSGYPDCRPEFIASFAETARLGTKQGVEGEPFSIHAPLQHMSKADIARECYRLDLDPSWSWSCYDPTAEGTACGACDSCRLRRKGFDEAGLVDTTVYAPGAPDLRE; translated from the coding sequence ATGAGCAAAGTGAATACAGCGGATTCGCCGCCGGCAGTCGTCTTGCTGTCGGGCGGTTTGGACTCGATGGTCAGCGCAGCTCTCGCGCGAGAAGCGGGATATGCGGTCCACGCCCTGACAATCGATTACGGCCAGCGTCATATCCGCGAGCTTGAGTCAGCGAGAAACATCGCGCGGCTTCTCGATGTGTCGCGGCATGTCGAACTGCCTCTCGACCTACGCAGGTTCGGTGGCTCGGCGTTGACCGATGATATCGACGTGCCGAAGGAGGGCGTAGGTGACGATATCCCGGTCACATACGTTCCTGCGCGAAATCTCGTTTTTCTCGCACTCACGACGGCCTTTGCGGAAAGCGTGCACTCGCGGGATATCTTCATCGGCGTCAATGCACTCGACTATTCCGGTTACCCCGACTGCCGACCTGAATTTATCGCCAGCTTTGCCGAAACCGCGCGGCTGGGGACCAAACAGGGCGTCGAGGGAGAGCCGTTCTCGATTCACGCGCCGCTCCAGCACATGAGCAAGGCCGACATTGCGCGCGAATGCTACCGCCTTGATCTCGATCCGTCATGGAGCTGGTCCTGTTACGATCCGACGGCAGAAGGTACCGCCTGCGGCGCATGCGATTCCTGCCGACTTCGTCGAAAGGGCTTTGACGAAGCGGGGCTAGTCGATACGACAGTTTACGCGCCAGGAGCGCCTGATTTGAGGGAGTAG
- a CDS encoding amidohydrolase, with protein MKKLALIPLVAACLSMPLAAQTADPVAEVEAQGDRTARVSQQIWDWAELGFLENRSSGLLQDELQSEGFKVEAGIADIPTAFLAEWGEGGPIIAILAEYDALPGISQTAAPTRQQSEHGAGHACGHNLFAGGSLTAAIAVKRWLEKTGTPGRIRLYGTPAEEGGSGKVYMTRAGLFDDVDVALHWHAADENSAAARTSLANRSAKFRFRGISAHAAGAPERGRSALDGVEAMNMMVNMMREHTSMDTRIHYVITEGGSAPNVIPDFAEVFYYVRHSDAAEVQALWTRLEATAKGAAMGTGTEVEWEVIHGNNPLLVNETLARAMDRKLRSLGGIEYTAEERAWAEEISKSFGENAEPLEEAAKVQPYAKTLGYGSTDVGDVSWATPTVGVRTATWVPGTSAHSWQAVAASGHSIGHKGAQLAAKALTLMAAELFTNQEMRKAARAEFDAARGEDYEYVSLLGDRDPPLDYRQ; from the coding sequence ATGAAAAAACTGGCCCTGATACCTCTGGTCGCCGCCTGCCTTTCCATGCCACTTGCTGCACAAACTGCGGATCCGGTGGCGGAGGTCGAAGCGCAAGGCGATCGGACTGCGCGCGTATCGCAGCAGATCTGGGACTGGGCGGAACTCGGTTTTCTCGAGAACCGGTCTAGCGGCCTGTTGCAGGACGAACTGCAAAGCGAGGGATTCAAGGTCGAGGCAGGCATTGCGGACATTCCAACCGCGTTCCTCGCCGAATGGGGCGAGGGCGGGCCGATCATCGCTATCCTCGCCGAATACGATGCCTTGCCCGGTATCAGCCAGACCGCTGCGCCCACGCGTCAACAGTCGGAACACGGTGCCGGTCACGCCTGTGGGCACAACCTGTTTGCAGGCGGCTCGCTGACGGCTGCGATCGCGGTGAAGCGCTGGCTCGAAAAGACAGGAACGCCGGGGCGTATCCGCCTTTATGGCACGCCGGCCGAAGAGGGTGGATCGGGCAAGGTCTACATGACCCGCGCCGGGCTGTTCGACGATGTCGACGTCGCACTGCACTGGCACGCGGCCGACGAAAACAGCGCTGCGGCCCGGACCAGCCTCGCCAACCGGTCCGCCAAGTTCAGGTTCCGCGGGATCTCAGCCCATGCAGCCGGTGCCCCCGAACGCGGACGCAGTGCGCTGGACGGGGTCGAAGCCATGAACATGATGGTCAACATGATGCGCGAGCACACCAGCATGGACACGCGCATCCACTACGTCATCACCGAGGGTGGATCGGCCCCCAATGTGATCCCCGACTTTGCCGAAGTCTTCTACTACGTGCGCCATTCTGACGCCGCAGAGGTGCAGGCACTATGGACGCGCCTGGAAGCGACGGCAAAAGGCGCTGCCATGGGCACCGGCACAGAGGTCGAGTGGGAAGTGATCCATGGCAACAATCCGTTGCTCGTCAACGAAACGCTCGCTCGTGCGATGGATCGCAAGCTGCGTAGCCTCGGCGGGATCGAGTACACTGCGGAAGAGCGTGCGTGGGCCGAGGAAATCTCGAAGAGCTTCGGGGAGAATGCTGAACCGCTCGAAGAAGCGGCCAAGGTCCAGCCCTATGCCAAGACGCTGGGTTATGGATCTACCGACGTCGGCGACGTGTCCTGGGCGACCCCGACCGTCGGTGTTCGGACGGCGACCTGGGTGCCGGGCACCAGCGCGCACAGCTGGCAGGCAGTGGCGGCAAGCGGACATTCGATCGGCCACAAGGGTGCACAGCTGGCCGCCAAGGCACTTACCCTGATGGCAGCCGAGCTTTTCACCAATCAGGAAATGCGAAAGGCGGCGCGCGCGGAATTCGACGCTGCCCGGGGCGAAGACTACGAATATGTCTCGCTGCTGGGAGACCGCGATCCTCCGCTCGACTACCGCCAGTAA
- a CDS encoding aspartate aminotransferase family protein has protein sequence MSITPLMPVYPRCGVRPVEGDHCHLIDEDGTRYLDFASGIAVNLLGHSHKGLIGAIQRQAEKLMHVSNLYGSPQGEELAQRLVDKTFADTVFFTNSGAEAVETAIKTARAYHQHEDGDSNRTELITFTNAFHGRTMATISASNQEKMHKGFHPLLAGFQYAEFDNLESAKALVSDKTAGFLVEPIQGEGGIRPASDEFIHGLKAMCDEHDLMLVFDEVQCGVARTGKLYAYEHYGVEPDVMASAKGIGGGFPLGACLATEKAARGMGFGTHGSTYGGNPLAMAAGMAVMDAVANDEFLAEVTEKGERLRSRLEQFIGNYPDLFDLVRGKGLMLGIRMKVESRPFFVHLRDNHQLLCVAAGDQTLRVLPPLVAGDAEFDEFLDKLSAGAASFDPES, from the coding sequence ATGTCGATTACCCCGTTGATGCCCGTCTACCCGCGTTGCGGCGTACGCCCCGTTGAAGGTGACCACTGCCACCTGATCGACGAAGATGGCACGCGCTATCTCGACTTCGCCAGCGGTATTGCCGTCAACCTGCTCGGCCACAGCCACAAGGGCCTGATTGGTGCGATCCAGCGCCAAGCCGAAAAGCTGATGCACGTGTCGAACCTTTACGGCAGTCCGCAGGGCGAAGAGCTTGCCCAGCGGCTGGTCGACAAAACTTTCGCAGACACCGTCTTCTTCACGAACTCCGGCGCTGAGGCGGTCGAGACTGCAATCAAGACCGCGCGCGCTTACCACCAGCACGAAGACGGCGATTCCAACCGTACCGAACTTATCACCTTCACCAACGCCTTCCATGGCCGCACGATGGCGACCATCAGCGCCTCCAATCAGGAAAAGATGCACAAGGGCTTCCACCCCTTGCTCGCAGGCTTCCAGTATGCCGAGTTCGACAATCTGGAGAGCGCCAAGGCGCTGGTCAGCGACAAGACGGCGGGCTTCCTCGTCGAACCCATCCAGGGCGAAGGCGGGATCCGTCCGGCGTCGGATGAATTCATCCACGGTCTCAAGGCCATGTGCGACGAGCACGATCTCATGCTCGTATTCGACGAAGTGCAGTGCGGCGTCGCCCGAACCGGCAAGCTCTATGCGTACGAACACTACGGCGTCGAACCCGATGTGATGGCCAGCGCCAAGGGCATCGGCGGCGGCTTCCCGCTCGGCGCCTGCCTCGCGACCGAAAAGGCTGCGCGCGGAATGGGCTTCGGCACGCACGGATCCACCTATGGCGGCAATCCCTTGGCGATGGCCGCAGGCATGGCCGTGATGGACGCTGTCGCGAATGACGAGTTCCTCGCGGAAGTCACCGAAAAGGGCGAGCGCCTGCGCAGCCGCCTCGAACAGTTCATCGGGAATTATCCCGACCTCTTCGATCTCGTCCGCGGCAAGGGACTGATGCTGGGTATCCGCATGAAGGTGGAAAGCCGGCCGTTCTTCGTCCACCTGCGCGACAACCACCAGCTGCTGTGCGTGGCTGCAGGTGATCAGACGCTGCGCGTCCTGCCCCCGTTGGTGGCAGGCGATGCAGAGTTCGACGAATTCCTCGACAAGCTTTCCGCCGGCGCGGCAAGCTTCGATCCGGAAAGCTGA
- a CDS encoding TerC family protein, which translates to MEILQLLSDPAAWLALLTLIALEVVLGIDNLIFIAILSNKLPEHQQQRARRIGLALALIMRIGMLLLIGWLVTLQTPLFDLGIVGPPVEGTNKASFETAFSGRDLILLAGGLFLLWKATKEIHHSMEPEDDSGDLLDKTPGIASAATATFGAVIAQIVAIDLVFSVDSILTAVGMTDDIPIMVTAVVITVGIMMVAADPLAKFIEKNPTLVMLALAFLVMIGLVLIADGFGFHVPKGYIYAAMGFSVGVEILNIVQRQRRAKIAALAKEDAA; encoded by the coding sequence ATGGAAATTCTGCAGCTTCTCAGCGACCCGGCAGCCTGGCTCGCGCTGCTCACTCTGATTGCCCTCGAGGTCGTCCTTGGGATCGACAATCTCATCTTTATCGCGATCCTTTCCAACAAGCTCCCGGAACACCAGCAACAGCGCGCCCGGCGTATCGGCCTGGCGCTGGCGCTGATCATGAGAATTGGCATGCTGTTGCTGATCGGCTGGCTCGTCACCTTGCAGACTCCACTGTTCGATCTCGGGATCGTGGGCCCTCCTGTCGAGGGAACCAACAAAGCCAGCTTCGAAACGGCCTTCTCCGGGCGCGACCTGATTTTGCTCGCAGGCGGCCTCTTCCTGCTGTGGAAAGCTACGAAGGAAATCCATCACTCGATGGAGCCAGAAGACGATTCGGGCGATCTGCTGGACAAGACGCCGGGAATCGCTTCGGCTGCCACCGCCACTTTCGGTGCGGTGATTGCGCAGATCGTCGCCATCGACCTCGTTTTCTCGGTCGATTCGATCCTCACAGCAGTTGGTATGACGGATGACATACCGATCATGGTGACCGCCGTCGTGATCACCGTCGGCATCATGATGGTCGCGGCGGACCCGCTTGCAAAGTTCATCGAGAAGAACCCGACCCTGGTCATGCTGGCCCTCGCATTCCTCGTCATGATCGGCCTCGTGCTGATCGCTGACGGCTTCGGTTTCCATGTTCCGAAGGGCTACATCTACGCAGCCATGGGCTTTTCCGTCGGGGTCGAAATCCTCAACATCGTCCAGCGCCAACGCCGGGCGAAAATCGCTGCCCTCGCCAAGGAAGATGCCGCATGA
- a CDS encoding sterol desaturase family protein, which translates to MPDFSPTELAVPGFVALVLIEMIWAWRKRPESYEPKDTLTSLAFGLGSTVAGLLFGGLFFALFQWVWQFRLFDIEWSWWAFALCFVLDDLKYYWVHRFGHRVRWFWASHVNHHSSQHYNLSTALRQTWTGFLTLGFAFALPLVLIGFHPGMIALAGGFNLIYQFWIHTEAIDKMPRWFEAVMNTPSHHRVHHATNPRYLDRNYAGVFIVWDKMFGTFEPEVKDEKIRYGIVKQLGSFNLLWAVFHEWIGIAQDMWRAPWGSKLGYLLREPGWTHDGSRETSDQIRAAWLERQGTAPKQVSSENPIAGDAEAA; encoded by the coding sequence ATGCCCGATTTTTCACCCACCGAACTCGCCGTCCCCGGCTTTGTCGCCCTCGTCCTGATCGAGATGATCTGGGCCTGGCGCAAGCGACCCGAAAGCTACGAGCCGAAGGATACGCTCACCAGCCTTGCCTTCGGCCTTGGCAGCACGGTCGCAGGACTGCTTTTCGGGGGCCTGTTTTTCGCCCTGTTCCAGTGGGTCTGGCAGTTCCGCCTGTTCGACATCGAATGGAGCTGGTGGGCCTTTGCGCTGTGCTTCGTGCTCGACGACCTCAAATATTACTGGGTTCATCGCTTCGGCCACCGGGTCAGGTGGTTCTGGGCGAGCCATGTGAACCACCATTCGAGCCAGCATTACAACCTCTCCACCGCGCTCCGCCAGACCTGGACCGGATTCCTGACGCTGGGTTTCGCTTTCGCGCTGCCGCTGGTGCTGATCGGCTTCCACCCCGGCATGATCGCGCTCGCGGGAGGGTTCAACCTCATCTACCAGTTCTGGATCCACACCGAGGCGATCGACAAGATGCCCCGCTGGTTCGAGGCGGTGATGAACACGCCCAGCCACCACCGCGTCCACCACGCCACCAACCCGCGCTATCTCGACCGCAACTATGCCGGTGTCTTCATTGTATGGGACAAGATGTTCGGGACCTTCGAGCCGGAGGTGAAGGATGAGAAAATTCGCTACGGGATCGTCAAGCAGCTCGGCAGTTTCAACCTGCTGTGGGCAGTGTTCCATGAATGGATCGGCATAGCGCAGGACATGTGGCGCGCGCCTTGGGGCAGCAAGCTCGGCTATCTGTTGCGCGAGCCCGGCTGGACGCATGACGGCAGCCGCGAGACGAGCGACCAGATCCGCGCCGCATGGCTCGAACGGCAGGGGACGGCACCAAAACAGGTTTCAAGTGAAAACCCGATTGCAGGCGACGCCGAGGCTGCCTAA
- a CDS encoding superoxide dismutase family protein, with protein MKYAKALVAISAALQLGACSTYGNLPTERVGSATLAFANGLPAGTVQLLSDGSTVTMGVAVTGLEPGPHGFHLHTTGKCESPGFQSAGGHLNPAGREHGSENPAGKHLGDLANLVANESGRATAQYDLSGSADDILGDIFDADGTAVMIHAGPDDYRSDPAGDAGSRIACGVLKAAS; from the coding sequence ATGAAGTACGCAAAAGCACTCGTCGCGATTTCCGCAGCACTCCAGCTTGGGGCGTGCTCAACTTACGGCAACCTCCCTACCGAGCGCGTCGGTAGCGCCACCCTCGCTTTCGCCAACGGGCTGCCTGCCGGAACCGTACAGCTTCTTTCGGACGGTAGCACCGTCACGATGGGAGTAGCAGTTACCGGCTTAGAGCCTGGGCCTCATGGCTTCCATCTGCACACTACCGGCAAGTGCGAAAGCCCCGGCTTCCAAAGCGCAGGAGGCCATCTCAATCCTGCGGGCCGCGAACACGGTAGTGAAAATCCTGCCGGCAAACATCTGGGTGATCTCGCGAACCTAGTCGCCAACGAGTCAGGTCGCGCAACCGCCCAGTACGACCTCTCCGGTTCCGCCGATGACATACTCGGCGATATATTCGACGCAGACGGAACCGCGGTCATGATCCACGCCGGACCGGACGATTATCGCAGCGATCCGGCAGGCGATGCCGGCTCTCGCATCGCCTGCGGCGTACTCAAAGCCGCAAGCTAA
- a CDS encoding MFS transporter → MSQSDVTSETPIEASPQSDAKVPPYSWYALGVLVLVYVLNFIDRQILSILANDIKADLGVEDDYLGFLYGTAFAVFYALFGIPLGKLADSWKRIRLMAIGLALWSTMTALSGFAKNAGALTAARVGVGVGEATASPSAYSLISDWFPARLRATALAIYSSGLYIGGGISLLIGGLVVENWNEAYPDGGPLGLVGWQAAFLSVGIPGLLLALWVLTLREPVRGEIDGLPTPENPRPFRGFFQELFQVIPPFTLIGAFQRGIGAFAINVAGLAAFAATAIFLTSITPGASAYLSEAVGLTAAGVPVSDQWLFLGVGYYAVFSWATALYTRDLPTFRLTWGSPAFLSVVLGYGTVAFMAYAASYWGAPYAERVLGAAKTDLGWFLGAPSAVAGFLGVILGGRMADYLLEKFQNGRVMVILFGLLASLPPIVVAYTTDSLTVFYVASFIAQMTGASALGAAAASSQALVLPRMRGMATAIFFLSTTLIGLGIGPFLAGYVSAVSPGGLSTGMLTTLVAAPFGFVLLLAALKLVPAAGESVLERARAAGEPV, encoded by the coding sequence TTGAGCCAGAGCGACGTGACAAGCGAGACACCAATCGAAGCGTCGCCTCAATCAGATGCCAAAGTCCCGCCATATAGCTGGTATGCGCTGGGCGTCCTCGTCCTCGTCTACGTCCTCAATTTCATCGACCGCCAGATCCTCTCGATCCTTGCTAACGACATCAAGGCCGATCTCGGGGTCGAAGACGACTACCTCGGCTTTCTCTACGGTACTGCCTTCGCAGTCTTTTACGCGCTCTTCGGCATCCCCCTCGGCAAATTGGCCGATAGCTGGAAGCGCATCCGGCTGATGGCGATCGGTCTGGCATTGTGGTCGACGATGACTGCGCTGTCGGGTTTCGCCAAGAACGCGGGCGCGCTCACAGCTGCGCGCGTGGGCGTGGGCGTCGGCGAGGCGACTGCAAGTCCTTCGGCGTATTCCTTGATTTCGGATTGGTTTCCGGCGCGACTGCGCGCGACTGCGCTCGCGATCTATTCGAGCGGCCTCTACATCGGTGGCGGCATCTCGCTGCTGATTGGCGGCCTTGTCGTCGAGAACTGGAACGAGGCCTATCCCGATGGTGGACCGCTCGGCCTGGTCGGTTGGCAGGCGGCGTTCCTGTCGGTCGGAATTCCCGGCCTGCTGCTTGCGCTTTGGGTACTGACCCTGCGCGAGCCGGTGCGCGGAGAGATCGATGGACTGCCCACCCCGGAGAATCCGCGTCCATTTCGCGGCTTTTTCCAGGAGCTGTTTCAGGTCATCCCGCCTTTTACCCTCATCGGAGCGTTTCAGCGCGGCATCGGAGCCTTCGCCATCAATGTTGCGGGGCTTGCAGCCTTCGCCGCGACCGCGATTTTCCTCACGTCGATCACGCCAGGGGCCTCGGCATATCTTTCCGAAGCTGTTGGGCTGACCGCAGCGGGCGTGCCGGTCAGTGATCAATGGCTTTTCCTGGGTGTCGGCTATTACGCCGTCTTCAGCTGGGCGACTGCTCTATACACCCGTGACCTGCCAACTTTCCGACTGACCTGGGGTTCGCCAGCGTTCCTTAGTGTTGTCCTTGGATATGGCACGGTGGCCTTCATGGCCTATGCTGCGTCCTATTGGGGGGCGCCCTATGCAGAGCGTGTCCTTGGAGCGGCCAAGACAGACCTCGGCTGGTTTCTGGGAGCGCCCTCGGCCGTCGCCGGATTCCTCGGGGTGATCCTGGGCGGTCGTATGGCGGATTATTTGCTCGAAAAGTTCCAGAACGGTCGCGTAATGGTCATCTTGTTCGGGCTGCTGGCGTCGCTTCCGCCAATCGTAGTCGCCTACACGACCGACAGCCTTACGGTATTCTATGTCGCGAGCTTCATTGCGCAAATGACCGGAGCTTCGGCGCTTGGTGCGGCTGCGGCCAGCAGCCAGGCGCTGGTGCTACCGCGGATGCGCGGAATGGCGACGGCAATTTTCTTCCTGTCGACCACCCTGATCGGTCTGGGAATCGGACCGTTCCTTGCGGGGTATGTTTCCGCTGTCAGCCCCGGGGGCCTGAGCACCGGGATGCTGACAACCCTTGTGGCTGCACCCTTCGGCTTCGTCCTGCTACTTGCCGCTCTCAAACTGGTACCAGCTGCGGGCGAATCCGTGCTGGAGCGCGCCCGTGCAGCTGGCGAGCCAGTCTGA